In Nitrospirota bacterium, one genomic interval encodes:
- a CDS encoding TIGR04219 family outer membrane beta-barrel protein, which yields MRTLAAVTAVLLVFLAVPAYALMGVGLEVAVGGAYQDPSGYVASQSTVVSDRVDVESDAGYDSEFQVYGRAKLELPLILPNVYVMATPMKFDGTGSKNVSFDFKGRTFNASVPFKSEVTLNHYDVALYYDIPFLDTLSMGKLGAELGLNVRFLDLKAEVDQPTTGTSASAETSLVVPMVYAGVQVNPVDLFSVEGELRAIAYDGDSYWDLIGRVKVKPMGPLFVAGGYRYESVDIEQSNIEADLEFSGPFIEAGVAF from the coding sequence ATGCGCACACTGGCAGCCGTAACGGCTGTTTTGCTGGTTTTTCTGGCCGTGCCCGCCTACGCGCTCATGGGCGTGGGGCTGGAGGTGGCGGTGGGGGGCGCCTACCAGGACCCCTCGGGCTACGTCGCCTCGCAGTCCACCGTCGTAAGCGACAGGGTCGACGTGGAGAGTGATGCGGGGTACGACTCGGAGTTTCAGGTCTATGGCCGGGCCAAGCTCGAGCTGCCCCTTATCCTTCCCAACGTCTACGTCATGGCCACCCCCATGAAGTTCGACGGCACGGGCTCGAAGAACGTCTCCTTCGACTTCAAGGGCCGGACCTTCAACGCCAGCGTTCCCTTCAAGAGCGAGGTGACGCTGAACCACTACGACGTGGCGCTTTACTACGACATCCCCTTCCTCGATACGCTCAGCATGGGGAAGCTCGGGGCCGAGCTGGGCCTGAACGTGCGCTTTCTGGACCTGAAGGCCGAGGTGGACCAGCCCACCACGGGAACGTCCGCCTCCGCGGAGACCTCGCTCGTGGTGCCCATGGTCTACGCCGGGGTGCAGGTAAACCCCGTGGACCTGTTCTCCGTGGAGGGGGAGCTCAGGGCCATCGCCTACGACGGCGACTCGTACTGGGACCTCATCGGCAGGGTGAAGGTCAAGCCCATGGGGCCGCTGTTCGTGGCCGGGGGGTACCGCTACGAGAGCGTCGACATCGAGCAGAGCAACATAGAGGCGGACCTTGAGTTCTCGGGCCCCTTCATCGAGGCCGGGGTGGCCTTCTAG